The Cyprinus carpio isolate SPL01 chromosome B17, ASM1834038v1, whole genome shotgun sequence genome has a window encoding:
- the LOC122140175 gene encoding piggyBac transposable element-derived protein 4-like translates to MASEKEKIARKLFEENHVLEELGNVGLNENESCKDNESSEEEEGKRDDPDYEPLESSDDEWEEDSEPSPKKRLIIPSPITTPQTPRTPASSAVGFLSPKSIRRGKTRSPRGRKRSAACMSEDSEMGFWNDISMEDEAPVLPHFVPKRNPGAQLVLDRNYSPLELFQLFFPYSVVATIVNNTNSYAKMRTEAGTKFKWVPLKVKELYSYIALVVYMGLLSTKTIADYWSGKEIYNLPFPKSVMSRSRFQAISWNLHLCNLQEDRANAKKKGTPDYDRLFKIKPLYTDIIAACKTYFHPNRELAVDERMVASKARIGFKQYMKDKPTKWGYKLFVLADSVCGYTWNFFVYEGKSSLATGKGLSYDSVVRLLDLPLLGKGYHVYMDNFYTSPGLLLDLLEKRTLACGTIRSHVQGFPRTRANELSERAQRGSIRWLREGKLLFVRWMDTKMVSMCSTIHKAYDGSMVSRRIRNPKNGWEKCQITIPETAKDYNKYMGGVDLSDALIGYYNVIHKTKKWYKTFFFHFVDIAVVNSLILHQNLLKYQKQTPLTQKEFREALVAELVGTVILPEDAEPSTSCDQETYGSSAVEEELCWPEYFGSDSSSGRRVCVLCKISGHKVKTPVYCTKCNVALCFVSSRNCFKKWHTEKPTESDEEK, encoded by the coding sequence TCTAGAATCAAGCGATGATGAATGGGAAGAAGACAGCGAGCCAAGCCCCAAAAAACGTCTAATCATCCCGTCCCCCATCACCACACCACAAACCCCCAGAACCCCTGCATCCTCTGCTGTTGGTTTCTTGAGTCCGAAGTCAATACGCAGAGGAAAAACTCGTTCTCCACGGGGGAGAAAAAGGTCTGCAGCTTGCATGTCAGAGGACAGTGAAATGGGCTTTTGGAATGACATCAGCATGGAGGATGAGGCTCCGGTGCTACCCCATTTTGTTCCAAAGCGAAATCCGGGAGCTCAGCTCGTCTTGGACAGAAATTATTCTCCCTTAGAATTATTTCAGCTTTTCTTCCCATACTCTGTGGTGGCCACCATTGTGAATAACACAAATAGTTATGCAAAAATGAGGACTGAAGCTGGGACGAAATTCAAGTGGGTGCCTTTGAAGGTGAAGGAACTATATTCGTATATTGCGCTTGTTGTTTACATGGGACTCCTCAGCACAAAAACTATTGCAGATTATTGGTCAGGCAAAGAAATTTACAATTTGCCGTTCCCAAAATCAGTGATGTCCAGGAGCAGATTTCAAGCCATCTCTTGGAACCTGCATCTTTGCAATCTTCAGGAGGATCGAGCGAATGCAAAGAAAAAGGGGACTCCAGACTATGACAGACTTTTCAAAATCAAGCCTCTGTACACTGACATCATAGCAGCATGCAAAACGTACTTCCATCCAAACAGAGAGCTAGCGGTGGACGAAAGGATGGTGGCATCTAAAGCGAGAATTGGCTTCAAACAGTACATGAAGGACAAGCCAACCAAGTGGGGTTACAAACTCTTCGTTCTTGCTGATTCTGTATGTGGCTACACATGGAACTTCTTCGTTTATGAAGGTAAGTCGTCTTTGGCCACAGGTAAAGGACTGAGTTATGATTCTGTGGTACGCCTCTTGGATCTGCCTCTTCTTGGCAAAGGCTACCATGTGTATATGGACAACTTTTATACAAGCCCAGGCCTTTTGTTGGACTTGCTGGAGAAACGGACACTTGCGTGTGGCACGATACGCTCCCACGTACAGGGCTTTCCTAGAACAAGGGCCAATGAGCTCAGCGAAAGGGCACAAAGAGGATCCATACGCTGGCTTCGTGAAGGTAAGCTCCTCTTTGTGAGGTGGATGGACACAAAAATGGTTTCGATGTGTTCGACGATTCACAAGGCATATGATGGCTCTATGGTCTCAAGGCGTATTAGGAATCCTAAGAATGGATGGGAAAAGTGCCAAATCACAATTCCAGAGACAGCGAAGGACTACAATAAATATATGGGAGGTGTGGACCTTTCAGATGCCCTGATTGGGTACTACAATGTCATACACAAGACCAAGAAATGGTAcaagacctttttttttcattttgtcgaTATTGCAGTGGTGAACAGTTTAATTCTCCACCAGAATCTGTTGAAATATCAAAAACAGACCCCTCTCACCCAGAAGGAATTTCGAGAGGCACTTGTGGCTGAGCTGGTAGGGACTGTCATACTGCCAGAAGACGCGGAGCCATCCACATCATGTGACCAAGAGACCTATGGATCATCTGCTGTGGAGGAAGAGCTGTGCTGGCCGGAGTATTTCGGGTCAGATTCCTCAAGTGGGAGGAGAGTTTGTGTCCTGTGCAAAATTTCAGGTCACAAAGTAAAGACACCTGTGTACTGTACAAAATGCAATGTAGCTTTGTGCTTTGTGTCTTCAAGGAACTGCTTCAAAAAATGGCACACTGAGAAACCCACTGAAAGCGATGAGGAAAAATAA